The following proteins come from a genomic window of Pyxidicoccus sp. MSG2:
- a CDS encoding molybdopterin-dependent oxidoreductase yields the protein MDRRDFLKTTAMTAATLAASRLAYGQTPGAAPPAVSSSSGGVKWNKAPCRFCGTGCHVQVGVEGGKVVAIAGDPKAEVNKGLLCVKGYHVGLALYGSDRLTQPLLRKGDTQVPISWDEALDIIAARIQKDPKGFGLYGSGQWTIPEGYTASRFVKGGLGTNQLDANARLCMSSAVTGFLATYGVDEPAGCYDDLDTCDVLIMWGNNPAEMHPVLFSRVIDRRSRGEKVTLIDIGTRRTRTSAFCDHVLRFKPNTDLAIACGIAHLLVENGTWDKAFVEANCAFRAPSEPATLQGRAITFDEYRALLAPYTPEHVEKLSGVSQQDLRMLAGLFGRRDVRITSLWCMGVNQHTRGTAMNSLIHGLHLLSGHFGKPGDAPTSLTGQPSACGTVREVGTLAQALPGGRVVTRRSTATRWRTSGTCPRGASPRRRATTPCRCGSASPRPRSRAVTSTPSGCR from the coding sequence ATGGACCGGCGCGACTTCCTCAAGACGACGGCGATGACCGCGGCGACGCTGGCCGCCAGCCGGCTCGCGTATGGCCAGACGCCGGGCGCGGCGCCGCCCGCGGTGTCTTCCTCGAGCGGTGGCGTGAAGTGGAACAAGGCGCCCTGCCGCTTCTGCGGCACCGGCTGCCACGTCCAGGTGGGCGTGGAGGGCGGGAAGGTGGTGGCCATCGCCGGAGACCCGAAGGCGGAGGTGAACAAGGGCCTGCTGTGCGTGAAGGGCTACCACGTGGGGCTCGCGCTCTACGGGAGCGACCGCCTCACCCAGCCGCTGCTCCGCAAGGGCGACACGCAGGTGCCCATCTCCTGGGACGAGGCGCTCGACATCATCGCCGCGCGCATCCAGAAGGACCCGAAGGGCTTCGGCCTCTACGGCAGCGGCCAGTGGACGATTCCGGAGGGCTACACGGCCTCCAGGTTCGTGAAGGGCGGACTGGGCACGAACCAGTTGGATGCCAACGCGCGCCTGTGCATGTCCTCGGCGGTGACGGGCTTCCTCGCCACCTATGGCGTGGACGAGCCGGCCGGCTGCTACGACGACCTCGACACCTGCGACGTCCTCATCATGTGGGGCAACAACCCCGCGGAGATGCACCCCGTCCTCTTCTCGCGCGTCATCGACCGGCGCTCGCGCGGGGAGAAGGTCACCCTCATCGACATCGGTACGCGCCGCACACGCACCAGCGCCTTCTGCGACCACGTGCTGCGCTTCAAGCCGAACACCGACCTGGCCATCGCCTGCGGCATCGCCCACCTGCTGGTGGAGAACGGCACCTGGGACAAGGCCTTCGTGGAGGCCAACTGCGCCTTCCGCGCCCCCAGCGAGCCAGCGACGCTGCAAGGCAGGGCCATCACCTTCGACGAGTACCGGGCGCTGCTCGCTCCCTACACGCCCGAGCACGTGGAGAAGCTCTCGGGGGTGTCCCAGCAGGACCTGCGCATGCTGGCGGGGCTGTTCGGCCGCAGGGACGTGCGCATCACCAGCCTGTGGTGCATGGGCGTCAACCAGCACACCCGTGGCACGGCGATGAACTCGCTCATCCACGGGCTGCACCTGCTCAGCGGCCACTTCGGCAAGCCGGGGGACGCGCCCACCAGCCTCACCGGGCAGCCCTCCGCGTGCGGCACGGTGCGCGAGGTGGGCACGCTCGCGCAGGCGCTGCCGGGCGGCCGCGTGGTGACGAGGAGAAGCACCGCCACGAGATGGAGGACCTCTGGAACGTGCCCGCGGGGCGCATCTCCGCGACGCCGGGCTACCACACCGTGCAGATGTGGGAGCGCTTCTCCACGCCCACGGAGCAGGGCGGTGACATCCACACCGTCTGGGTGCAGGTGA
- a CDS encoding molybdopterin dinucleotide binding domain-containing protein — protein MWERFSTPTEQGGDIHTVWVQVTNPAQTLPNRHKLVDPSRKLPDKFLIVSDVYPTETTRIADLVLPSAMWVEKNGMVGNSERRTQQWFKMVAPPGQARDDAWQLIAVAHRLFERGFEGMKDRDGRFLFEVKKDGKPVPIWDFAHYYDVNVDAHLFEEYRKSTRLKHKDLAPYGEYVKARGLRWPVVQQPDGSWRETRFRFSGFDDPYVEKGRDIQFYHSPTHDGRAQVWFNPYEPPPESPDGEFPFWLCTGRVIEHWHSGTMTMRIPQLQRAMPSAYVEMNRADARRLGVGNGDVVTVETRRGRLDLPVWLGGRGEPPEGSLFVPFFDERLLINELTLDAHDPFSKQPDYKKCAARVRRRGGKGARG, from the coding sequence ATGTGGGAGCGCTTCTCCACGCCCACGGAGCAGGGCGGTGACATCCACACCGTCTGGGTGCAGGTGACCAACCCGGCGCAGACGCTGCCCAACCGACACAAGCTGGTGGACCCCAGCCGGAAGCTTCCGGACAAGTTCCTCATCGTCTCGGACGTGTACCCCACGGAGACCACGCGCATCGCCGACCTCGTGCTGCCCTCGGCCATGTGGGTGGAGAAGAACGGCATGGTGGGCAACTCCGAGCGGCGCACCCAGCAGTGGTTCAAGATGGTGGCCCCGCCCGGCCAGGCCCGCGACGATGCCTGGCAGCTCATCGCCGTGGCGCACCGGCTCTTCGAGCGGGGCTTCGAGGGGATGAAGGACAGGGACGGCCGCTTCCTCTTCGAGGTGAAGAAGGACGGCAAGCCGGTGCCCATCTGGGACTTCGCGCACTACTACGACGTCAACGTCGACGCGCACCTCTTCGAGGAGTACCGGAAGTCGACGCGCCTCAAGCACAAGGACCTGGCGCCCTACGGGGAGTACGTGAAGGCGCGCGGGCTGCGCTGGCCGGTGGTGCAACAGCCGGACGGGAGCTGGCGGGAGACGCGCTTCCGCTTCTCCGGGTTCGATGACCCGTATGTGGAGAAGGGCCGCGACATCCAGTTCTACCACTCGCCCACGCATGACGGCCGGGCGCAGGTCTGGTTCAACCCGTACGAGCCGCCCCCCGAGTCGCCCGACGGCGAGTTCCCCTTCTGGCTGTGCACCGGCCGCGTCATCGAGCACTGGCACTCGGGCACGATGACGATGCGCATTCCCCAGCTCCAGCGGGCGATGCCGAGCGCGTACGTGGAGATGAACCGCGCGGACGCGCGGCGCCTGGGCGTGGGCAACGGCGACGTCGTCACGGTGGAGACGCGCCGGGGCCGCCTGGATTTGCCGGTGTGGCTGGGCGGGCGTGGCGAGCCTCCGGAGGGCTCGCTCTTCGTGCCGTTCTTCGACGAGCGGCTGCTCATCAACGAGCTGACGCTCGACGCGCATGACCCGTTCTCCAAGCAGCCCGACTACAAGAAGTGCGCGGCCCGCGTGCGCAGGCGCGGAGGGAAGGGGGCCCGCGGATGA
- a CDS encoding nitrate reductase cytochrome c-type subunit, with protein sequence MSGAPQGGGPGLPARWLHVAAGVAVALAFTGYVAGTRSEPERPEPVTGARSAGAPATSERAPSYRELREARRGDNARMYEGAIEVLQQGLDPLRPTAVATVEQRARAVEARRAHRAYDGAPPTIPHEVDQAGTPGCLSCHGEGMKLGERIAPRISHPPYQSCNQCHVVEVAPKPLAPYPDMPGNRFVGRASSGGGARAWPGAPPTMPHSQQMRSECVSCHGPTGRPGLRTSHPERQSCVQCHASSAVLDGREPPPGLLDSAPPPGVMMKESP encoded by the coding sequence ATGAGCGGCGCTCCCCAGGGGGGCGGCCCGGGCCTGCCCGCGCGCTGGCTCCACGTGGCCGCCGGCGTCGCCGTGGCGCTGGCCTTCACGGGCTATGTCGCGGGCACGCGCTCCGAGCCGGAGCGTCCGGAGCCTGTCACCGGGGCCCGGAGCGCGGGTGCGCCCGCCACGTCCGAGCGCGCGCCGAGCTACCGCGAGCTCCGCGAGGCCCGCCGCGGGGACAACGCGCGGATGTATGAGGGCGCCATCGAGGTGCTGCAGCAGGGCCTGGACCCGCTGAGGCCCACGGCGGTGGCCACGGTGGAGCAGCGCGCCCGGGCCGTGGAGGCACGCAGGGCCCACCGCGCCTACGACGGGGCGCCGCCCACGATTCCGCACGAGGTGGATCAGGCAGGGACTCCCGGATGCCTGTCCTGCCACGGCGAGGGCATGAAGCTGGGGGAGCGAATCGCGCCCCGTATCAGCCACCCGCCGTATCAGAGTTGCAATCAGTGTCACGTGGTGGAGGTGGCGCCGAAGCCGCTGGCGCCGTACCCGGACATGCCGGGCAACCGTTTCGTCGGGAGGGCCTCGTCCGGGGGCGGCGCGCGGGCGTGGCCAGGGGCGCCGCCGACGATGCCGCACTCACAGCAGATGCGCTCGGAGTGCGTTTCCTGTCATGGCCCCACGGGAAGGCCGGGGCTGCGCACGTCCCATCCGGAGCGGCAGAGCTGCGTCCAGTGCCATGCGTCCTCGGCGGTGCTGGATGGACGCGAGCCGCCGCCCGGCCTGCTGGACTCCGCGCCTCCGCCGGGGGTGATGATGAAGGAGTCGCCATGA
- a CDS encoding 4Fe-4S dicluster domain-containing protein, with amino-acid sequence MSAQSGLSRRALLGLFRRPREHVSPAADAHAPVAPAAPEPPAFSLEAFYAGRARTGEATVDGRIPVFSPRLAATVRVRTQHCLAWQGSFCTTCVERCPVEGAIVVEAGRPRVVAANCDGCGTCVRACPAPINAFELLPAGTPGVTP; translated from the coding sequence ATGAGCGCGCAGTCCGGACTCAGCCGCCGTGCGCTGCTGGGCCTCTTCCGGAGACCGCGCGAGCACGTGTCGCCTGCCGCTGACGCGCACGCTCCCGTCGCTCCCGCGGCCCCGGAGCCTCCTGCCTTCTCACTCGAGGCCTTCTACGCGGGCCGTGCCCGCACTGGCGAGGCCACCGTCGATGGCAGGATTCCCGTGTTCTCGCCGCGGCTGGCCGCCACGGTGCGCGTGCGGACGCAGCACTGCCTCGCCTGGCAGGGCTCCTTCTGCACGACGTGCGTGGAGCGCTGCCCCGTCGAGGGCGCCATCGTCGTCGAGGCGGGCAGGCCGCGAGTCGTGGCGGCGAACTGCGACGGCTGTGGCACCTGCGTGCGCGCCTGCCCGGCCCCCATCAACGCCTTCGAGCTGCTCCCCGCCGGAACCCCTGGAGTCACCCCATGA
- a CDS encoding DUF2752 domain-containing protein, translating into MNPVPASSARHAPLLSTPVMAQVLERRTTGWVVGAMAAVHLGLLHFGLPAWPCPLQSALGVPCPGCGLSRAMTALLHGEWRSALTWHAFAPLLLAALVLITGMAFLPEAARRRGIDAVARFERRTRVTALLLVALMAYWLVRLLVFRGTFIDSTLS; encoded by the coding sequence ATGAATCCAGTCCCGGCCTCATCCGCTCGTCACGCGCCACTGCTCTCCACGCCCGTCATGGCCCAGGTCCTGGAACGTCGGACCACCGGCTGGGTGGTGGGCGCCATGGCCGCCGTCCATCTGGGCCTGCTGCACTTCGGCCTGCCCGCGTGGCCGTGCCCCCTCCAGAGCGCGCTGGGAGTCCCCTGCCCGGGCTGCGGACTGTCCCGGGCCATGACGGCCCTGCTTCACGGCGAGTGGCGGAGCGCGCTGACCTGGCACGCCTTCGCCCCGCTCCTGCTGGCGGCGCTGGTGCTCATCACCGGGATGGCGTTCCTCCCGGAAGCGGCCCGGCGCCGGGGCATCGACGCGGTCGCCCGCTTCGAGCGGCGCACCCGGGTGACGGCCCTGCTGCTGGTGGCCCTGATGGCCTACTGGCTCGTCCGACTGCTCGTCTTTCGCGGCACCTTCATCGACTCAACCCTCAGCTGA
- a CDS encoding M4 family metallopeptidase: MGHAFLRSLGAACLAFVFTACSSTEDQAETGDSLTRASKKDGADIQQALSAMSGVSVLSSQRDGTPDFIKGTLGMAEGSARGLSAADAKATVQAALGSIAPVYGLRAEDLHFRRMSVDENGHQHLRFSQWKEGLPVVDGELILHVDRAGVVYAANGSARDTRNPGLARVPPRLSAEAAARVALDATAAPTRDAKTERLVYVRDADDQLILAHEVRVTGLMAAGTPLNDRVYVKASDGAVVRRDPRIFNAMDRKVYSANNGTSLPGTLKRSEGQASVSDPVVNAGYDVLGTFYSCLHTLFGRDSYDGAGAALVCSTHYSNNYVGAFWNGTQMVCGDGDGVNSTALCNDLDVVAHEIAHAVTIAESNLTYSGESGGLNESFSDAIAATCESWTRGFVLPDADVWKIGEDVWTPGTAGDAIRYMNDPASDGASLDYYPNYTSNTDVHYSSGISNLAFSLLSTGGTHPRGRTSVVVPGIGVEKTARIFYKANVDIWTASTNFAQAKTYTEQAALQLGYDQATVDAVSAAWQAVGVGVTTPPPPPTPLTNGVPKTGLAGSTGTAAYYKLTVPPGQTQLIFTTSGGTGDVDLYVKFGSAPTPSSYDCRPYQSGNAETCNITNPAAGDWYVMLNAYSTYSGVSLTGTYSGVIIDSFLSNGSTTAPYSGAKNAWKCWILTVPSGRSSLVFNQVGASGTTGDADLYVRFGAAPTTGSYNCRPYLSGSTETCTISSPSAGGWYACSYGYAAYTNVTMKGTY, encoded by the coding sequence TTGGGCCATGCATTTCTGAGGTCGCTTGGTGCGGCGTGTCTGGCGTTTGTCTTCACCGCGTGCAGCTCCACCGAAGATCAGGCGGAGACCGGGGACTCGCTGACGCGCGCGAGTAAGAAGGACGGCGCGGACATCCAGCAGGCGCTGAGCGCGATGAGCGGGGTCTCCGTCCTGTCCAGTCAGCGGGATGGGACTCCTGACTTCATCAAGGGCACCCTGGGCATGGCCGAGGGGTCGGCGCGGGGACTGTCGGCGGCGGACGCGAAGGCCACCGTTCAGGCCGCGCTGGGGAGCATTGCTCCGGTCTACGGCCTCCGCGCGGAGGATCTGCACTTCAGGCGGATGTCCGTGGATGAGAACGGGCACCAGCACCTGCGCTTCAGCCAGTGGAAGGAGGGGCTGCCCGTCGTCGACGGTGAGCTCATCCTTCACGTGGACCGGGCGGGTGTCGTCTACGCAGCCAACGGCTCCGCGCGTGACACCCGGAACCCGGGCCTCGCGCGCGTCCCGCCGCGGCTCTCCGCGGAGGCCGCTGCCAGGGTCGCGCTCGACGCGACTGCCGCGCCCACCCGGGATGCCAAAACCGAGCGACTGGTGTACGTGCGCGACGCCGACGACCAGCTCATCCTGGCTCACGAGGTGCGGGTAACAGGCCTGATGGCCGCTGGCACCCCCCTGAATGATCGGGTGTACGTGAAGGCCAGTGACGGCGCGGTGGTGCGGAGGGATCCGCGGATCTTCAACGCGATGGACCGCAAGGTGTACAGCGCCAACAATGGCACCAGCCTTCCGGGCACGCTCAAGCGTTCCGAGGGCCAGGCGTCCGTCAGCGACCCCGTCGTGAACGCCGGCTATGACGTGCTGGGGACCTTCTACAGTTGCTTGCACACGCTCTTCGGCCGCGACTCCTACGATGGCGCTGGCGCGGCGCTGGTGTGCTCGACCCACTACAGCAACAACTATGTCGGCGCGTTCTGGAACGGCACCCAGATGGTGTGCGGCGATGGCGACGGCGTGAACTCCACCGCGCTGTGCAATGACCTGGATGTGGTCGCGCACGAGATTGCCCACGCGGTGACCATTGCCGAGTCCAACCTCACCTACTCGGGCGAGTCTGGCGGCCTCAACGAGAGCTTCTCGGATGCCATTGCCGCCACGTGCGAGAGCTGGACTCGAGGCTTCGTGCTGCCGGACGCGGATGTCTGGAAGATCGGCGAGGACGTCTGGACGCCCGGCACCGCGGGCGATGCGATTCGCTATATGAATGATCCGGCTTCGGATGGCGCGTCGCTCGACTACTACCCGAACTACACCTCGAACACGGACGTGCACTACAGCTCTGGCATCTCCAATCTGGCGTTCTCGCTGCTGTCCACGGGTGGCACGCACCCGCGTGGCAGGACGAGCGTGGTGGTGCCGGGCATCGGCGTCGAGAAGACGGCGCGCATCTTCTACAAGGCGAACGTCGACATCTGGACCGCCTCCACGAACTTCGCGCAGGCGAAGACGTACACGGAGCAGGCAGCCCTGCAGCTCGGCTATGACCAGGCCACCGTCGATGCCGTGAGCGCGGCGTGGCAGGCCGTGGGTGTCGGGGTGACGACCCCGCCGCCGCCCCCTACTCCGCTGACCAACGGCGTGCCGAAGACGGGGCTGGCCGGGAGCACGGGCACCGCCGCGTACTACAAGCTCACCGTTCCGCCCGGCCAGACCCAACTCATCTTCACCACCAGCGGTGGCACGGGTGACGTGGACCTCTACGTGAAGTTCGGTTCGGCGCCGACCCCGAGCAGCTATGACTGCCGGCCCTACCAGTCTGGCAACGCCGAGACGTGCAACATCACCAACCCCGCCGCGGGCGACTGGTATGTGATGTTGAATGCCTATTCCACCTACTCGGGCGTGTCGCTCACGGGCACATACAGCGGTGTCATCATCGACAGCTTTCTGTCCAACGGCTCGACCACGGCGCCATACAGCGGCGCCAAGAATGCATGGAAATGCTGGATTCTCACCGTGCCCTCGGGAAGGAGTTCCCTGGTGTTCAACCAGGTGGGGGCCTCTGGCACGACGGGGGACGCGGACCTGTATGTCCGCTTCGGCGCGGCGCCGACGACCGGTTCCTACAACTGCCGTCCCTACCTGTCGGGCAGCACCGAGACGTGCACCATCAGCAGCCCGTCCGCGGGCGGCTGGTATGCCTGCTCCTACGGCTACGCCGCCTATACGAACGTCACGATGAAGGGCACCTACTGA